Proteins encoded together in one Longimicrobium sp. window:
- a CDS encoding MG2 domain-containing protein: protein MRRSTLLLIVFLGLSGTLALGSSRASQLPGRVLGVLRTSPEGGAAPMDVITVTFDRPVAGGLDETVDPKAIFSIEPSVAGRVEWRDPVTLRFTPAAPLPPGADFRVRIADNFAAMDGARLPKPYEFTFHVERARVLAGDPVGPDENPQYLPPVPLFRVLMSSETDAQALAAASRVEPAAGCRAPPVPLKLLAQRPRNGDDPDWFRYMGATGNDTTHDLRRVVELAPVRPLPAGCDAALVIPASMDSVRGTPVRWPFATYGPFRIVHAGCPLTGSCHYGPATVIFSTPVKGADVLRHVRLTRSGGANRAFAIRDTAEYSDQWRLEGRLVPRQSYTITIDPALTDQFGQRLPGAGTSTFATPGVPPSVVYPHGKMIVEREGFRTLAVQHVNVDTLRVAVAEVPRSMEKAFLSQGWGRWAEAWSRLAPTAARSSVPTRAARDVSSITGVRLPAPDARTPRRGTLLAVRVRGRGVDTMDAIGAPVALVQVTDLAVHARVGVDQAVVWVTGVSDGKPRPGVSVMLHDTAGAVRATGATDARGIATLAGFRRPTVRAGRACTDECDGSFEGYVSAQAADDRALVGVSEYDPDLSPWQFGVYAAWGEGRAPAAGAVFTERGIYRPGEPVYAKAIVRRGPLGGLAPPARGDSLRWTFDDREGKPMRQATAALSAFGTAHQTMRLPAELPLGSYAVRIELRREGEWREVGATHYQVAEYRPPEFLVSVTTDSTPRFAGQTVTATVGARYLFGAPMARAPVRWTARQTSLSPWEITIPGTEGYQIGEESSGLEEDGENDDEVVGSGVDTLDARGYRDLRVKAQPQPDGRPARLTIQAEVVDANRQSVVDVASAVLHPADFYLGAKVQGGGWFWTAGAPVRVDVIAVRPDGRGVGGVAVRGAVVRREWHRVRRERNGVVDEVGQWVSDTVSTCNLTTGRGPQPCAFTPREGGEYTVHFAAADAQGREVRTSFSRWVVGGGWVPWNDEGKFKMDIVADKQRYSVGDTATILLAAPFTDAEAWITVERERVLEQRRIRVTSGTQTIRIPITEELAPNAYVSVILVRGRTSRPGTVDDPGRPTLRVGYAELTVTPESKRLDVQVQPLQAEYRPGDTARVRVRVRDAAGRPQASEVTLWAVDEGVLSLTRYTTPDPIGLIYQPRGLGMRLGSNLVSVAPQVPEGPKGSRSPGGGGGQDLAGVLRSRFRPTAFFLGSVLTDANGEAVAQAHLPDNATTFRVMAVAVTAGDRYGAGDTSLVATKPLLARPALPRFIREGDDFLAGTVVNQRSGAPQRVMVMADATSVTLEAPRQVIELAPGRGAEARFHFTAPVGDSATFRFRVEGGGETDAVQVTIPIRPANRPVFHTASGMLRDTATVEMVLPEETDPVRSRLELGFGTSPLTLVQAYARALASYPYDCTEQLASEAISLIALYRAQRAGAPDVAPADTRQRIERLVRAVGARQREDGGIGLWDARGWTSPWLTAYVGRTLLEARGAGIPVSDSVLARAGRYVSRALHDPSQLAPVLGDRARETSWLLAERVAAADFLSRLGRPDVPAENQLLGQAARMAWEDRLALAEMLARRGAREPAGRLLDAAWASVTIRGARAVLPATAYRERFYFASRVRPAARLLSATLALQPSNPGMGALVESIVQQSRAESGYVWTTQDYAWAVLALTRYQQLVPHGAQDRTVRIVHNGRVVAERRARQTDGGLDSVRSLEGLVTTRPDGKKVLRVSLQGVGAGGAVFYHLGVRERAAQPSFTPRDRGIAVERWYESVDTRRPLTSVAEGQVIRVRLRIRVPDERVMVVLDDPLPAGLEAVDLSLRTVSPFAPDVLEPEPEPGTGTGNWLFGSWDAGMWSPFDHTEIRDDRVVYFARTLWRGSYNATYLARATTAGRFTMAPAHAEEMYNPGVHGRSGGGTFVVTTAAP from the coding sequence GTGCGACGGTCTACTCTCCTGCTGATCGTGTTCCTGGGCCTCTCCGGGACCCTTGCGCTGGGCTCTTCGCGCGCCAGCCAGCTTCCCGGCCGCGTGCTGGGGGTGCTGCGCACCTCGCCCGAAGGCGGCGCCGCGCCGATGGACGTCATCACCGTCACATTCGACCGGCCGGTGGCGGGCGGGCTGGACGAGACGGTGGACCCCAAGGCCATCTTCAGCATCGAGCCCTCCGTGGCGGGGCGGGTGGAGTGGCGAGACCCCGTCACGCTGCGCTTCACGCCCGCGGCGCCGCTGCCGCCCGGCGCCGACTTCCGCGTGCGGATCGCTGACAACTTCGCCGCCATGGACGGCGCGCGGCTGCCGAAGCCGTACGAGTTCACCTTTCACGTGGAGCGCGCGCGGGTGCTCGCGGGCGACCCCGTGGGGCCGGACGAGAACCCGCAATACCTGCCGCCGGTCCCCCTCTTCCGCGTGCTGATGAGCAGCGAGACGGACGCGCAGGCGCTGGCCGCGGCCTCGCGCGTGGAGCCCGCCGCCGGGTGCCGCGCCCCGCCGGTGCCGCTGAAGCTCCTCGCCCAGCGACCGCGAAACGGCGACGATCCCGACTGGTTCCGCTACATGGGCGCCACGGGCAACGACACCACCCACGATCTGCGCCGCGTGGTGGAGCTCGCGCCCGTGCGCCCCCTGCCGGCCGGGTGCGACGCCGCGCTGGTGATTCCCGCCAGCATGGACAGCGTGCGGGGAACGCCCGTGCGCTGGCCCTTTGCCACGTACGGACCGTTCCGCATCGTGCACGCCGGCTGCCCGCTCACGGGCAGCTGCCACTACGGACCGGCGACGGTCATCTTCTCCACCCCCGTCAAGGGCGCCGACGTGCTGCGCCACGTGCGCCTAACGCGGAGCGGGGGGGCGAACCGCGCGTTCGCCATCCGCGACACCGCGGAGTATTCCGACCAGTGGCGGCTGGAGGGGCGCCTGGTGCCGCGGCAGAGCTACACGATCACGATCGATCCGGCGCTGACGGATCAGTTCGGCCAGCGCCTTCCCGGCGCGGGCACGAGCACCTTTGCCACGCCGGGCGTGCCGCCGTCGGTGGTCTATCCGCACGGCAAGATGATCGTGGAGCGCGAGGGCTTCCGCACGCTCGCGGTGCAGCACGTGAACGTCGATACGCTGCGCGTGGCCGTGGCCGAGGTGCCACGGTCGATGGAGAAGGCCTTTCTGAGCCAGGGATGGGGCCGCTGGGCCGAGGCATGGAGCAGGCTGGCGCCCACCGCCGCGCGCAGCAGCGTGCCCACCCGCGCCGCGCGCGACGTGAGCTCCATCACCGGCGTCCGGTTGCCTGCGCCCGATGCGCGCACGCCGCGCCGGGGGACGCTGCTGGCCGTGCGCGTGCGCGGGCGTGGCGTGGACACCATGGATGCCATCGGCGCGCCCGTGGCGTTGGTGCAGGTCACCGACCTGGCCGTGCACGCCCGCGTCGGCGTAGACCAGGCGGTCGTCTGGGTGACGGGGGTGAGCGACGGCAAGCCCCGCCCCGGCGTGAGCGTGATGCTCCACGACACCGCGGGCGCCGTGCGCGCCACGGGTGCAACCGACGCGCGAGGGATCGCGACGCTGGCGGGCTTCCGCCGTCCCACGGTGCGCGCCGGGCGGGCGTGCACGGACGAGTGCGACGGGTCGTTCGAGGGCTACGTATCCGCCCAGGCGGCCGACGACCGCGCGCTGGTGGGGGTGAGTGAGTACGATCCCGACCTGTCGCCGTGGCAGTTCGGCGTGTACGCCGCGTGGGGCGAGGGGCGGGCGCCGGCCGCGGGCGCGGTGTTCACCGAGCGCGGCATCTACCGTCCCGGCGAGCCGGTGTACGCCAAGGCCATCGTGCGCCGGGGGCCGCTGGGCGGGCTGGCGCCGCCCGCGCGCGGCGACTCGCTGCGCTGGACGTTCGACGACCGCGAGGGGAAGCCCATGCGGCAGGCCACGGCCGCCCTGAGCGCCTTCGGCACGGCGCACCAGACGATGCGCCTCCCCGCCGAGCTGCCGCTGGGGAGCTATGCGGTGCGCATCGAGTTGAGACGCGAGGGCGAGTGGCGCGAGGTGGGCGCCACGCACTACCAGGTGGCCGAGTATCGCCCTCCCGAGTTCCTGGTGAGCGTGACCACGGACAGCACGCCGCGCTTCGCCGGGCAGACGGTGACGGCCACGGTGGGCGCGCGCTACCTTTTCGGCGCGCCCATGGCCCGCGCCCCCGTGCGCTGGACGGCGCGGCAGACGTCTCTCTCACCGTGGGAGATCACCATCCCCGGCACGGAAGGATACCAGATCGGCGAGGAGTCCAGCGGGCTGGAGGAGGACGGGGAGAACGACGATGAGGTGGTGGGGAGCGGCGTGGACACGCTGGACGCGCGCGGATACCGCGACCTGCGCGTAAAGGCGCAGCCGCAGCCGGACGGGCGTCCGGCGCGCCTCACCATCCAGGCGGAGGTGGTGGACGCCAACCGGCAGTCGGTGGTGGACGTCGCGTCGGCCGTGCTGCACCCGGCGGACTTCTACCTGGGCGCAAAGGTGCAGGGCGGTGGGTGGTTCTGGACGGCGGGGGCGCCGGTGCGGGTGGACGTGATCGCGGTGCGGCCGGACGGGCGCGGGGTGGGCGGCGTGGCCGTGCGGGGCGCCGTCGTACGCCGCGAGTGGCACCGCGTGCGGCGCGAGCGCAACGGAGTGGTTGACGAGGTGGGGCAGTGGGTGAGCGACACCGTGTCCACGTGCAATCTCACCACCGGCCGTGGCCCGCAGCCCTGCGCGTTCACCCCCCGCGAGGGCGGCGAGTACACCGTCCACTTCGCGGCGGCCGACGCGCAGGGCCGCGAGGTGCGCACCAGCTTCTCGCGGTGGGTGGTGGGCGGCGGATGGGTGCCGTGGAACGACGAGGGCAAGTTCAAGATGGACATCGTCGCGGACAAGCAGCGCTACTCCGTGGGCGACACGGCCACCATCCTGCTCGCCGCCCCCTTCACCGATGCGGAGGCGTGGATCACGGTGGAGCGCGAGCGCGTGCTGGAGCAGCGCCGCATCCGCGTGACCTCGGGGACGCAGACGATTCGCATCCCCATCACCGAGGAGCTGGCGCCCAACGCGTACGTGTCCGTGATCCTGGTCCGCGGGCGCACCTCGCGGCCGGGGACGGTGGACGACCCCGGCCGCCCCACTCTGCGCGTGGGCTACGCCGAGCTGACCGTGACGCCCGAGTCCAAGCGCCTGGACGTGCAGGTGCAGCCGCTCCAGGCCGAGTACCGCCCGGGCGACACGGCCCGCGTGCGGGTGCGCGTGCGCGATGCGGCCGGGCGCCCGCAGGCTTCGGAGGTGACGCTCTGGGCCGTGGACGAAGGCGTGCTCTCGCTCACCCGCTACACGACGCCGGACCCCATCGGCCTCATCTACCAGCCGCGCGGCCTCGGCATGAGGCTGGGGAGCAACCTTGTGTCCGTGGCGCCGCAGGTGCCGGAAGGGCCCAAGGGCTCGCGCAGCCCCGGCGGCGGCGGCGGGCAGGACCTCGCCGGCGTCCTCCGCTCGCGCTTCCGGCCCACGGCTTTCTTCTTGGGCTCCGTGCTCACCGATGCGAACGGCGAGGCCGTCGCCCAAGCGCACCTTCCCGACAATGCCACCACCTTTCGCGTGATGGCCGTGGCGGTGACGGCGGGTGACCGCTATGGCGCCGGCGACACGTCGCTCGTCGCCACGAAGCCGCTGCTGGCGCGCCCCGCCCTCCCCCGCTTTATCCGCGAGGGCGACGACTTCCTCGCCGGCACGGTGGTGAACCAGCGTTCCGGCGCCCCGCAACGGGTGATGGTGATGGCGGATGCCACCTCGGTCACGCTCGAGGCGCCGCGGCAAGTTATCGAGCTCGCCCCCGGCCGAGGTGCCGAGGCGCGCTTCCACTTCACCGCGCCGGTGGGCGACAGCGCCACCTTCCGCTTCCGCGTGGAGGGCGGCGGCGAGACGGACGCCGTGCAGGTGACCATCCCCATCCGCCCCGCCAACCGCCCCGTCTTCCACACCGCGTCCGGCATGCTGCGCGACACGGCGACAGTGGAGATGGTGCTCCCAGAGGAGACCGACCCCGTCCGCTCGCGGCTGGAGCTGGGCTTCGGCACATCGCCGCTGACACTCGTGCAGGCCTACGCCCGCGCGCTGGCTTCGTATCCCTACGACTGCACGGAGCAGCTCGCCAGCGAAGCCATCTCGCTCATCGCCCTGTACCGGGCGCAGCGTGCGGGCGCTCCGGATGTCGCCCCGGCGGACACGCGGCAGCGGATCGAGAGGCTGGTGCGCGCGGTCGGCGCCCGGCAGCGCGAGGACGGCGGCATCGGGCTGTGGGATGCGAGGGGGTGGACGTCGCCCTGGCTGACGGCGTACGTGGGCCGGACGCTGCTGGAGGCACGCGGCGCCGGCATTCCGGTGAGCGACAGCGTGCTGGCGCGGGCGGGGCGCTACGTATCGCGCGCGCTGCACGACCCCTCTCAGCTCGCGCCCGTGCTGGGCGACCGCGCCCGCGAGACGAGCTGGCTCCTGGCCGAGCGGGTGGCCGCGGCCGATTTCCTGAGCCGCCTTGGCCGCCCCGACGTGCCCGCCGAAAACCAGCTCCTGGGCCAGGCCGCGCGCATGGCCTGGGAAGACCGCCTGGCGCTCGCCGAGATGCTGGCCCGGCGCGGCGCGCGCGAGCCGGCGGGCCGCCTCCTGGACGCGGCGTGGGCCTCGGTCACCATCCGCGGCGCGCGTGCCGTGCTCCCCGCGACGGCGTACCGCGAACGGTTCTACTTCGCCTCCCGCGTGCGCCCCGCGGCGCGGCTGCTCTCGGCCACCCTCGCACTCCAGCCGTCCAACCCCGGGATGGGCGCGCTGGTCGAGTCGATCGTGCAGCAGAGCCGCGCCGAGAGCGGATACGTTTGGACCACGCAGGACTACGCCTGGGCCGTCCTCGCCCTCACCCGCTACCAGCAGCTCGTGCCGCACGGGGCGCAGGACCGCACCGTGAGGATCGTGCACAACGGGCGCGTGGTGGCGGAGCGCCGAGCGCGCCAGACGGACGGCGGGCTCGACTCCGTGCGCTCCCTCGAAGGGCTGGTCACCACCCGGCCGGATGGGAAGAAGGTGCTGCGCGTCTCGCTGCAGGGCGTGGGTGCCGGGGGCGCCGTGTTCTACCACCTGGGCGTGCGCGAAAGGGCGGCACAGCCGTCGTTCACGCCGCGCGACCGGGGGATCGCGGTGGAGCGCTGGTACGAGTCGGTGGATACGCGCCGCCCGTTGACCAGCGTGGCCGAGGGCCAGGTCATCCGCGTGCGCCTGCGCATCCGGGTGCCCGATGAGCGGGTGATGGTGGTGCTGGACGATCCCCTCCCCGCCGGGCTGGAGGCGGTGGACCTGAGCCTGCGCACGGTGAGCCCCTTTGCGCCCGACGTGCTGGAGCCGGAGCCGGAGCCGGGCACGGGCACCGGGAACTGGCTCTTTGGAAGCTGGGATGCGGGGATGTGGTCGCCGTTCGACCATACCGAGATCCGCGACGACCGAGTGGTCTACTTCGCCCGCACGCTATGGCGCGGCAGCTACAACGCCACCTACCTGGCGCGGGCGACCACGGCCGGCCGCTTCACCATGGCACCCGCCCACGCGGAGGAGATGTACAACCCCGGCGTGCACGGCCGCAGCGGCGGCGGCACCTTTGTCGTCACCACGGCCGCGCCATGA
- the pbpC gene encoding penicillin-binding protein 1C has protein sequence MTRWIVRALGGTTALAACAAAWIALPLPAEVASPKPVTRLVMEDRAGLPLRATRAADGSRGGWTPLAEVDPRLVQAFVAAEDHRYFAHHGVDVRSVGRALRDNVAGGRRAGASTLSMQTARLLVPTGRTVRGKLRQALWALRLEAHLPKRAILEQYVNRVPLGRASVGVSAAAELYFGASARELSLGQAALIAGIARSPARDNPFASPARARARRDVVLARMRQLGLATAEEVARARTEPVLPPRPRSAFLAPHFTARLLQEADAGHLPSDGTLRTSLDLELQALIEGEVRHTVRTLGDRGARHAAAVVLDNATGEVLAWVGSPDFWEREVGQVDMVTSPRQPGSALKPFLYGLAFDRGHTAATVLPDVPRSFASSMGPYRPQNYDRRFHGPVRAREALASSYNLPAVELADRVGVEAFLETLHRAGFASLRQGASHYGLGLALGTGDVTLLELASAYRALANGGEWMPARFTPTTPGQGPARRERVMSREAATLVLGILGDADARAPGFGTATPFDFPFPTAAKTGTSRHFTDNWAVGVTKGFTVAVWVGNFTGRPMEGVSGITGAGPLLYRSMLAAASRRPPGALPAPEEAGLVPVRVCRLSGMRAAGGCESLVEWFIPGTEPAKDDDWERGGRLSLPAEYAEWAAGQGGRWAAAAGAGEDRFRIVTPRGGDHYSVPLGVAARYATLSLRASGRTGPVRWSVDGREVPDARWSLAPGPHTIRAQAPTGEADEVRITVGGE, from the coding sequence GTGACGCGCTGGATCGTCCGCGCACTGGGCGGGACGACGGCGCTCGCCGCCTGCGCGGCGGCGTGGATCGCCCTGCCGCTGCCCGCGGAGGTGGCGTCCCCGAAGCCCGTGACGCGCCTGGTGATGGAGGACCGCGCCGGACTCCCCCTCCGAGCCACGCGCGCGGCCGACGGCAGCCGCGGCGGATGGACGCCGCTCGCCGAGGTCGATCCGCGCCTGGTGCAGGCGTTCGTGGCGGCGGAGGACCACCGCTACTTCGCCCACCACGGCGTGGACGTGCGCTCCGTGGGCCGCGCGCTCCGCGACAACGTGGCGGGGGGGCGCCGGGCGGGCGCATCGACGCTCAGCATGCAGACGGCCCGGCTGCTGGTGCCCACCGGGCGCACCGTGCGGGGCAAGCTGCGCCAGGCGCTCTGGGCGCTCCGGCTGGAGGCCCACCTCCCCAAGCGCGCAATCCTGGAGCAGTACGTCAACCGCGTTCCGCTCGGCCGCGCGTCGGTGGGCGTCTCGGCGGCGGCGGAGCTCTACTTCGGCGCGTCGGCGCGCGAGCTCAGCCTGGGGCAGGCGGCGCTGATCGCCGGCATCGCCCGCTCCCCCGCGCGCGACAACCCGTTCGCCTCTCCCGCCCGCGCCCGCGCCCGCCGCGACGTGGTGCTGGCGCGCATGCGGCAGCTCGGGCTCGCGACGGCCGAAGAGGTCGCCCGCGCCCGCACCGAGCCCGTGCTCCCGCCGCGGCCCCGGTCGGCGTTCCTCGCCCCGCACTTCACCGCCCGCCTGCTCCAGGAGGCGGATGCGGGCCATCTTCCGAGCGACGGCACACTCCGCACCTCGCTCGACCTGGAGCTGCAGGCGCTGATCGAGGGGGAGGTGAGGCACACGGTGCGCACGCTGGGCGACCGGGGCGCCCGCCACGCCGCCGCGGTCGTGCTCGACAACGCCACGGGCGAGGTGCTGGCGTGGGTGGGCTCCCCCGACTTCTGGGAGCGCGAAGTGGGCCAGGTGGACATGGTCACCTCGCCCCGCCAGCCCGGCTCGGCGCTGAAGCCGTTCCTCTACGGCCTGGCCTTCGACCGGGGGCACACCGCCGCGACCGTCCTCCCCGACGTGCCGCGCAGCTTCGCGAGCTCGATGGGGCCGTATCGGCCGCAGAACTACGACCGGCGCTTCCACGGCCCCGTCCGCGCGCGCGAGGCGCTGGCGAGCTCGTACAACCTTCCCGCCGTGGAGCTGGCCGACCGCGTGGGCGTGGAGGCGTTCCTGGAGACGCTGCACCGCGCGGGCTTCGCATCGCTCAGGCAGGGCGCATCGCACTACGGCCTGGGCCTGGCGCTGGGCACGGGCGACGTCACCCTGCTGGAGCTCGCCTCCGCCTACCGCGCCCTCGCCAACGGCGGCGAGTGGATGCCCGCGCGCTTCACCCCCACCACCCCCGGCCAGGGCCCCGCCCGCCGCGAGCGTGTGATGTCGCGCGAGGCGGCCACGCTGGTGCTCGGCATCCTGGGCGACGCCGATGCGCGCGCACCCGGCTTCGGCACCGCGACGCCGTTCGACTTCCCCTTCCCCACCGCCGCCAAGACGGGCACCAGCCGGCACTTCACCGACAACTGGGCCGTGGGAGTGACGAAGGGGTTCACGGTGGCCGTGTGGGTGGGCAACTTCACCGGCCGGCCGATGGAGGGCGTGAGCGGCATCACCGGCGCCGGTCCCCTGCTCTACCGCTCCATGCTCGCCGCGGCGTCACGCCGGCCTCCCGGCGCGCTCCCGGCGCCAGAGGAGGCGGGGCTCGTGCCCGTGCGCGTCTGCCGCCTCTCGGGGATGCGCGCCGCGGGCGGGTGCGAGTCGCTGGTGGAGTGGTTCATCCCCGGCACCGAGCCGGCAAAGGATGACGACTGGGAGCGCGGCGGCCGCCTGTCGCTCCCGGCGGAGTACGCGGAGTGGGCCGCGGGCCAGGGCGGGCGCTGGGCCGCCGCGGCGGGCGCCGGCGAGGACCGCTTCCGCATCGTCACCCCCCGCGGCGGCGACCACTACTCCGTGCCGCTGGGCGTGGCGGCCCGCTACGCCACCCTCTCGCTGCGCGCATCCGGCCGCACCGGCCCCGTCCGCTGGTCCGTGGACGGCCGCGAGGTGCCGGACGCGCGCTGGTCCCTCGCGCCCGGCCCCCACACCATCCGCGCCCAGGCCCCCACCGGCGAGGCCGACGAGGTGCGCATCACCGTCGGCGGCGAGTGA
- a CDS encoding tryptophan 7-halogenase, producing MTERYAAVVAGGGPAGAAAALALARAGRRVLLVDAAPAAAAVGEALPPVGRALLGELGLLDGFLRQGHAPTPGNASAWGSGMLATHDFIFGLHGHGWHLDRARFDAGLLAAAADAGAEIVTPARIVGAERAGDGWRVRIDRGREAECAWMVDATGRSAAVARRLGGARVRHDRLVAFHARFRPRDGADRDGRTLVEAGADGWWYTARLPAGERVAAFLADVDDPSARALRDPSRFQAALARTTHVCAALHGYAPASAPRGADAGSARLATPAGEGWIAAGDAALSFDPLSSHGILNALHTGTRAAAAVHARLSGDREAVTSYAEHVAAIYAAYLGHLRAYYGSERRWADRPFWSRRHGMPDSASLALPWRS from the coding sequence ATGACCGAGCGGTACGCGGCCGTGGTCGCCGGGGGCGGCCCGGCCGGCGCCGCGGCGGCCCTGGCGCTGGCCCGCGCCGGCCGCCGCGTGCTGCTGGTGGATGCCGCGCCGGCCGCCGCGGCCGTGGGCGAGGCGCTGCCGCCGGTGGGTCGCGCGCTGCTGGGCGAGCTGGGGCTGCTCGACGGCTTTCTGCGCCAGGGGCACGCGCCCACGCCCGGCAACGCGTCCGCCTGGGGGAGCGGGATGCTGGCCACGCACGACTTCATCTTCGGCCTGCACGGCCACGGCTGGCACCTGGACCGCGCCCGCTTCGACGCCGGCCTCCTCGCCGCCGCGGCCGATGCGGGCGCGGAGATCGTCACGCCCGCCCGCATCGTCGGCGCGGAGCGGGCGGGGGATGGGTGGCGCGTTCGCATCGATCGTGGCCGCGAGGCGGAGTGCGCGTGGATGGTGGACGCCACCGGGCGAAGCGCGGCCGTCGCGCGGCGGCTGGGCGGCGCCCGCGTCCGGCACGACCGGCTGGTGGCCTTCCACGCGCGCTTTCGCCCGCGGGACGGCGCGGACCGCGACGGGCGGACGCTGGTGGAGGCGGGTGCGGACGGATGGTGGTACACCGCGCGCCTCCCCGCCGGCGAGCGCGTGGCGGCCTTCCTGGCCGACGTGGACGATCCGTCCGCCCGCGCGCTCCGTGATCCGTCCCGCTTTCAGGCGGCGCTCGCGCGGACCACGCACGTGTGCGCCGCGCTCCACGGGTACGCGCCCGCGTCCGCCCCGCGCGGCGCGGACGCCGGGAGCGCGCGGCTCGCCACGCCCGCGGGTGAGGGGTGGATCGCGGCGGGCGACGCGGCGCTCTCGTTCGACCCGCTCTCGTCCCACGGAATCCTGAACGCGCTGCACACGGGGACGCGCGCCGCCGCCGCCGTCCACGCGCGGCTTTCGGGAGACCGGGAAGCCGTGACGTCGTACGCGGAGCACGTCGCCGCGATCTACGCGGCATATCTTGGGCACCTGCGGGCGTACTACGGATCCGAGCGGCGCTGGGCCGATCGTCCGTTCTGGTCGCGGCGGCACGGAATGCCGGATTCCGCTTCCCTGGCGCTGCCCTGGCGATCCTGA
- a CDS encoding LodA/GoxA family CTQ-dependent oxidase — MTPSDAFPSTHQLHAPGADAAIVRAAIHPAIGVARMGNSHHDFYVGPEVTEPLPQPPGRMHDAAGALKRQAARFRVYGYDAAGNVVRELTTHDADLRWTVHVANRKASWYQWAIALDIPEAAGKTLPLRNATVGDRASLEIDPGPRSIAGAWEGGPAYELNGAFQGTPVNLGEVRTDEAGRLLFLGGRGVSASPSGSPIFDESQPNPFINANGWYDDASDGPVTAEVSIGGRPIPVDPAWVVTAPPNYAPEAIGVRTLYDLLVDCYVEAGWMKPPSPVSFRHDVYPILQRLSSLQWVNAGFAAQFGRGGPHDFEDPAYVRTLSWLPSSGVDVYGEARLQIFNSFREPEPTSNSPLPWPWIYGDDMDNPPSPSPRQNASVSPTQYRVLKAWAAGQFVDDWERPYDPPRFIEQVPLQDQPAMLDRAALHFCLADAFHPGCEVTWPVRHVTLFSSPFRIIHRSPDQPEPDYGPVLTPEIALSATGPLHAQGPGDLTRWMGLPWQADTAFCRSGYGTKTYTYDPFIPTFWPARVPNQVLTQEAYEVVRDASRPRQERLEAFTGRASWTRWLDGPDTAAQMEQMVELFGSFGVVELREGVASDPVFPPMIGVEALGGALPRPQPGAKAAPSVLFAAAAGVAEVVTEVADAVTGAMAPAAEPALSSDEALRLSILRRAGWRSFEEAEDAPTPVQRPGKE; from the coding sequence ATGACCCCTTCAGACGCTTTCCCGAGCACGCACCAGCTCCACGCGCCGGGCGCGGACGCCGCCATCGTCCGCGCGGCGATCCACCCCGCCATCGGCGTCGCCCGGATGGGGAACAGCCACCACGACTTCTACGTGGGTCCCGAGGTGACCGAGCCGCTGCCGCAGCCGCCCGGGCGCATGCACGACGCGGCCGGCGCGCTCAAGCGGCAGGCGGCACGCTTCCGCGTGTACGGCTACGACGCCGCCGGCAACGTGGTTCGTGAGCTGACCACGCACGACGCCGACCTTCGCTGGACGGTGCACGTGGCCAACCGAAAGGCATCGTGGTACCAGTGGGCGATCGCCCTCGACATCCCCGAGGCCGCGGGGAAGACGTTGCCGCTGCGCAACGCCACCGTCGGCGACCGCGCCAGCCTGGAGATCGACCCCGGCCCGCGCTCGATCGCCGGGGCGTGGGAGGGCGGGCCCGCGTACGAGCTGAACGGCGCGTTCCAGGGCACGCCCGTGAACCTGGGGGAGGTGCGGACCGACGAGGCGGGGCGCCTCCTGTTCCTGGGCGGCCGCGGCGTGTCGGCCTCTCCCTCGGGCTCGCCGATCTTCGACGAGTCGCAGCCGAACCCGTTCATCAACGCGAACGGGTGGTACGACGACGCCTCCGACGGCCCGGTGACGGCCGAGGTCTCCATCGGCGGGCGGCCGATCCCCGTCGACCCTGCATGGGTGGTGACCGCGCCGCCCAACTACGCGCCCGAGGCGATCGGCGTGCGCACGCTGTACGACCTGCTGGTGGACTGCTACGTCGAGGCGGGATGGATGAAGCCGCCCTCGCCGGTGTCGTTCCGCCACGACGTGTACCCGATCCTCCAGCGGCTCAGCAGCCTGCAGTGGGTGAACGCCGGCTTCGCGGCGCAGTTCGGGCGCGGCGGCCCGCACGACTTCGAGGACCCGGCGTACGTCCGCACCCTGTCGTGGCTCCCCTCCAGCGGCGTGGACGTGTACGGGGAGGCGAGGCTGCAGATCTTCAACTCGTTTCGCGAGCCCGAGCCCACCAGCAACAGCCCGCTCCCGTGGCCGTGGATCTACGGCGACGACATGGACAATCCGCCGAGCCCGTCGCCGCGCCAGAACGCCTCGGTGTCGCCCACCCAGTACCGGGTGCTGAAAGCCTGGGCGGCGGGGCAGTTCGTGGACGACTGGGAGCGGCCGTACGATCCGCCGCGGTTCATCGAGCAGGTGCCGCTGCAGGACCAGCCGGCGATGCTGGACAGGGCCGCGCTGCACTTCTGCCTGGCCGACGCATTCCACCCGGGATGCGAGGTGACCTGGCCGGTTCGCCATGTGACCCTGTTCTCGTCGCCGTTCCGGATCATCCACCGCTCGCCGGACCAGCCCGAGCCCGACTACGGCCCCGTGCTCACCCCCGAGATCGCGCTCTCGGCAACGGGCCCGCTGCACGCGCAGGGGCCGGGCGACCTCACGCGGTGGATGGGACTGCCATGGCAGGCCGACACGGCGTTCTGCCGCTCGGGCTACGGCACCAAGACGTATACGTACGACCCGTTCATCCCCACCTTCTGGCCGGCGCGCGTGCCCAATCAGGTGCTCACGCAGGAGGCGTACGAGGTGGTGCGCGACGCCAGCAGGCCGCGCCAGGAGCGGCTCGAAGCCTTCACCGGCCGTGCGTCGTGGACGCGCTGGCTCGACGGGCCGGACACCGCGGCGCAGATGGAGCAGATGGTGGAGCTCTTCGGATCGTTCGGCGTGGTGGAGCTGCGCGAAGGCGTGGCGAGCGATCCGGTCTTCCCGCCGATGATCGGGGTGGAGGCGCTGGGCGGCGCCCTGCCGCGCCCGCAGCCCGGGGCGAAGGCGGCCCCCTCGGTACTGTTCGCGGCGGCCGCGGGCGTGGCGGAGGTGGTCACGGAAGTGGCCGATGCGGTCACCGGGGCGATGGCGCCCGCCGCGGAGCCCGCGTTGTCGTCCGACGAGGCGCTGCGGCTCTCCATCCTCCGCCGGGCCGGGTGGCGCTCGTTCGAAGAGGCCGAGGACGCGCCCACGCCGGTGCAGCGGCCGGGCAAGGAATGA